The region ATCAAGCCTGTGAGAATATAATGGATTAGAACCTCAACGTGCTGAAATTACAAAAAAGGTGTCGAATTAAAGTAAAATATTGTAAAAAAACCAATTATTTGTTACAAAAATGTTAATCGATATAATTAATAATTGCAAAATGACACCAAAAATGATACAATTTAATCTCGATGCGTGTCTAAAATTGCGACCACGAATCGTTGCTATATGGTATGGGGACCATATATAATTAATTTCGCCAGGAGTTATATTGACGAAGGAGATGGATTTGATGTTAAGATGGTCGAATAGCAGCTACCGATTGATTGGCAGGTAGTTCAGCACAGGCAAACAATTTTAGGAGGTAAAAGGAAGTGGAAAAGCTGAATGTTGCGATTGTCGATGACAATCCGCTGATTCTGAATACGCTGGATGAACTGATTAACGCAGAAGACGGATTATCTGTAATTGGAAAGGCAGACAATGGCGCTGATGCCATTAACATGATTGTTGACACCACGCCGGACATTGTACTGCTGGATTTGGTAATGCCGAAAATTGACGGTATATCCGTAGTGGAAAAAGTGAAAAGCGAGCATACTTTCCTGAAAAATCCTGCATTCATTATACTTAGTGCAGTGGGTGGAGAACAGATGACAGAAGATGCCTTTAAGGCGGGAGCTAATTACTATCTGATGAAACCCTTCGACAAGGAAATCCTGGTAAACAAGATTCGTCATATTGGAAAACTGCCCGATAAACAGCCGGCAGGAAAAGTATTAACGGCTCCTTTTGAGCCGGGGGAAGAATCCCATATCACCAGGGAGGAGTACATGAAGGAGCATCTGGAAACAGACATTACAAAGATGCTTCATGAGCTGGGCATACCGGCCCACATTAAAGGATATCAGTATCTGAGAGATGCTATCGCCATGTCGGTGGAAGACCAGGAAATGATGAGCAGCGTGACGAAAATCCTCTATCCGGCCATAGCCAAACGCAACCAGACAACGGCCAGCCGGGTGGAACGTGCCATACGTCATGCCATCGAGGTGGCCTGGGGCAGAGGCAAGATGGAAACCATCGATGAAGTTTTCGGTTATACAATCAGTACCGGAAAGGGTAAGCCTACCAATTCTGAATTCATTGCGCTGATATCGGATAAAATACTCTTGGAATACAAAAAAATTTAAGACAAATTCATCAGAAAGAACTTCCTAATTTCGGAAAAGTAAGGTATACTATTAAGAAAGGCATATGGAACCTGTTCGTCAGGAGAGGGAGGTTTTGATGAAGAAAATATTATTTGCAGCTTCAGAAGCAGTGCCGTTTATTAAAACAGGAGGACTGGCAGACGTAGTGGGCTCCCTGCCAAAATGCTTTGATAAAGAGTATTTTGATGTCAGGGTCATCATTCCCAAGTACCTTTGCATCAAACAGGAGTGGCGTGACAAGATGGAATATGTAAACCACTTCTATATGGATTATCTGGGACAGAGCCGCTATGTGGGCATCCTGCAGTACGTACACGAGGGTATAACCTTTTACTTTATTGATAATGAGAGTTATTTTAACGGGGCAAAGCCATACGGGGATTGGTATTGGGATTTGGAGAAGTTCTGCTTCTTCTGCCGGGCAGCCTTATCAGCTCTGCCTGTGATTGGATTCCGGCCCGATGTGGTGCACTGTCATGACTGGCAGACAGGACTGATTCCTGTTCTTCTCAAGGATAAGTTCCACGAGGGAGAATTTTTCTGCAATATGAAGTCTGTAATCACCATCCACAACCTGAAGTTCCAGGGTGTGTGGGATGTGAAAACCATCAAGCGCTTTACAGAACTGCCGGATTATTATTTCGCGCCGGATAAGCTTGAAGCCTACAAGGACGGAAACCTGTTAAAAGGCGGTATCGTATATGCAGATGCCATCACCACGGTCAGCAACACTTATGCAGAAGAGATTAAGCTGCCATTCTACGGCGAGGGACTGGACGGCCTTATGCGTTCCAGGGCCGGAAGCCTCAGGGGAATTGTAAACGGCATTGACTACGATGAGTTTAATCCGGAGACAGATACGTATATTGCCCAGACCTATAATGCTAAGAATTTCCGCAAGGAAAAGGTAAAGGACAAGAAGGCGCTTCAGCAGGAGTTAGGCCTTCCGGTGGATGAGAAGACGTTTATGGTCGGCATCGTCTCCCGTCTTACGGACCAGAAGGGCTTTGACCTGATTCAGTGCGTCATGGATGAGCTGTGCAACGATGATTTGCAGCTGGTGGTACTGGGAACAGGTGAGGAGCGCTATGAGAACATGTTCCGCCACTATGACTGGAAGTATCATGACCGGGTATCGGCCCAGATCTACTACTCAGAGGCCATGTCCCATAAGATTTACGCAGCAAGCGACGCATTCCTTATGCCTTCCCTGTTTGAGCCATGCGGCTTGAGCCAGCTGATGGCTCTGCGTTACGGCACGGTTCCCATTGTCAGGGAGACAGGCGGTCTTAAGGATACAGTGGAGCCTTATAATGAATACGAGAGCACGGGCACAGGATTCTCCTTTGCCAATTACAATGCTCATGAGATGCTGGGAAGCGTGCGCTATGCCAAGTATGTCTACAGCAGCAAACGCCGGGAGTGGAATAAGATTATCGACAGGGCTATGGCCAAGGATTATTCCTGGTGGACCTCTGCCGCCAAGTACCAGGAACTTTATGACTGGCTGATTGGATATTGACAACAGACCTGTAATGTCGGATAATATGCTGATGAATTAAGAAAGGTGTGATGCCCATATGGAGCCGTCAGTGGTTTCAGAGATAACAGAAGACGAGGAATACATGGAGTGCGTAAGAGACATACTGTGCCATCCTGTATTCCAGTCCATGGACCAGTACATACAGCACGGGACTACCACATGCAAGACCCACTGTATGCAGGTTTCATACCTTGGATATAAGCTGTGCAAACAGCTGGGAGGAAACTGGAGAAGCGCTGCTCGGGCAGGGCTTCTCCATGATTTGTTTTTATACGATTGGCATACCCATGCTAAGGAGACGGGCCAGTATTTTCATGGATTTACCCACCCGAAAGCAGCCCTGGCGAATGCAGACCGGTATTTCCGGCTGACCGGGGAGGAACGGATGATAATCCTGAGGCATATGTGGCCCCTGACCCTTGTCCCTCCCGCATCCAAGGCAGGATATGCAGTTACTTGCGCGGATAAATATTGCAGTACAGTGGAAGCCACGGCCCGGTTTAAGCACTGGATTCGGATGTGCCTGTTTGCGCAGCCGGCCAGACGGTAATCATACGTTTTGCTAAAACCGTCCCGGAGCCCGTTTGAAAGGGGAAAGAATAATCCGATTATGAATGTATGGACACAGATGCTTGGCAATCAGCTTCTTATGAGTGCCGTTACAGGATGGGTGGTTGCCCAGTTCTTAAAGACACTGATTGACTTTGCTTTGAATAAGAATTTTAACGCGGAGCGCCTGGTGGGGTCAGGCGGCATGCCCAGTTCCCACTCTGCCACGGTCTGCGGCCTGACCACAGCGGCCCTGCTTAAATACGGGGCCGGCTCCTTTGAATTTGCCGTGTCCTTCGTGCTCTCCATGATTGTCATGTATGATGCCATCGGAGTGAGGCGTGAGACCGGAAAACAGGCCAAGCTGCTGAATTCCATCCTTTCAGAGAATCCCCTTAAGCTCAATGCGGAAGTGCTTCAGGAGAAGCTTAAGGAGTACGTGGGACACACGCCTTTGCAGGTTCTGGCAGGGGCTATATTGGGAATCGGGCTGGCTCTGGCCCTGAATTCCTGCTATTAACACGGCGGGGGGTATCATGTTAGACAGGAAGGACAGAAGATACCATGAATGTTTATGATTTCATCAACTGGTTTTTTATGTATAGTTTTCTTGGTTACCTGCTGGAATGTATTGTGCTGAGTGCAGAATATAAGCGGCCTGTAGTGGACCGTGGCTTTGGCCATGGCCCCTTTTGCGTCATATATGGGTTCGGCGCCCTGGGCGCCTGCATGCTGCTGCGGCCCGTTTCGGGCAGCCCCATGGAGCTCTACACGGCGTCCATGGCCATGGCTACTACCATGGAACTGGTCACAGCCAATATTATGGTCCGGCTGTTCGGTTCCTTCTGGTGGGACTACAGCCGCAAACCCTTTAATTACAAAGGAATGATCTGTCTGGAAAGCAGCCTCGGGTGGGGACTTTTGGGTCTGTTTTTCTTTTATTTTCTGGATATAAGGGTTCGTGCTGCCGTGTTCAGCCTGCCCGGCCATGTAGGGCCCGTTTTGGCGGTAGGACTTACCATGTTCTATCTGGTGGATTTCATCCGCTGTTTTCGCCTGCGCCTGGGCGGTATGGAAGATGAAGATGCGCCGGCAGTGGGCCGGCTGAAGATATATTAATTGGATGAAAGGCTGCTGCAGGTGGCTGTTACCATTGGTCTACATGCAGCAGTCTTTTCGTCGTTTTGAGCCGCCCCTGTTTTACGGCGGGTTGAATAAAGGAGAAAGACATGGATATGAGACATACTTGGGGAGGATATCAGGTCGTGCTGGCCTCGGCATCCCCCAGACGGAAGGAACTGCTGGCACAGATTGGCCTGGAGCCTGAAATCAGGCCCAGCCGGATGGAGGAGGAAACCAGGGAGAAGAAGCCGGATATGGTGGTCATGGAGCTGTCCAGACAGAAGGCGGAGGACGTTGCGTCGGGATGTCCCGTGGGCACCATGGTGATCGGGGCTGATACAGTGGTTTCCGTGGGAAATGAGATACTGGGAAAGCCGGGAACTCCCATGAGGGCTTATGAGATGCTGGAGAAGATTCAGGGCAGGACCCATCAGGTATACACCGGTGTGACGGTGTTGCTGTGCCAGGGGAAGGACAGGTGCCATGGGATTACATTTGCGGAGCGCACGGATGTCCATGTATACCCTATGACCTGTGGGGAAATGAAGGAGTATGCCCAGTGCGGTGAGCCCCTGGATAAGGCGGGGGCCTACGGAATTCAGGGCAGGTTTGCCGCCTATATAAAAGGAATTGACGGGGACTACGCCAACGTGGTGGGACTGCCCGTGGGACGTCTCTATCAGGAGATAAAAAGACTTTTGGAGGACAGGGAAGATGATTAAGCTGATTGTATCGGATGTGGATGGAACCCTTGTACCGGACGGATCCCCGGATTTGGATCCGGAGGTATTTGACATTATTCTCAGGCTTCGTGAAAAGGGAATGCAGTTTGTGGTTGCCAGCGGACGCCCCTGGGCCAGTGTGGAAAGCGCGTTTGAGCCGGTAAAGAAGAAGATATTCTATGTTGCCAACAATGGGGCGTACGTGGGCTGCCACGGCAGATGCCTGTATGCCTACACCATGGACCGCCAGCTGGCCCACCGTATCATCCGGAAGGTACGTATGCATCCGGAGCTGGAGATGGTTTATGCCGGTGTGAACGGGGATTATCTGGATTCTAAGAACGATGCCCTGTACGACTGGCTGACCAATGGCTATAAGTTTAATGTTATCCGGGTAAGGGACGTGCTGGAGCTGGAGGAGCCATGTGTGAAGATTTCCATTTATAAGAAGGAGGGAATCGAGGCAGCCACCAGGGACATATATGAGGAGTTTAGGGACCAGGCCAAGATGGCCTGCGCCGGTGACATGTGGATGGACTGTATGGCCAGGGATGTGAACAAGGGCAGGGCCGTGCGCACCATACAGGAGAGCCTGGGCATTAAGGTGGAGGAGACCATGGCCTTCGGGGACCAGCTCAACGATATAGAGATGCTGAACCAGGCCTATTACAGCTTTGCGGTTGCCAATGCCAGGGAAGAGGTCCGCAGGGCAGCCAGATTCCAGGCGGACAGCAATGTGCGGGGCGGAGTCCTCAAGATACTGAAAGGGCTGCTGTGAGAGGAGCGTGACAGTGGACAGAAGCAGGATATACAAGGGACGGGGGAAGAGATGGAAAAGGACCTTGACACTGTGCCTGGCAGCGGTCCTGGCACTGACTGTTTTTACCGGGTGTTCCAGGAAGACAGCTGCAGCAACCGGCTCCAGAACCGTGGATAAGGAGTACACCAGGGGGCAGATGATGGTTATTGCCATCACAGAGCGCAACCGGTACCAGAACATATATACCAGCGAACTGTGGTCTGTGAAGGCGGACGAGAGCGGCAATACATTTGAGGATAAGCTGATGGGCCAGGTGGAGCAGTTCCTGATTGAGCTGGCAACCACCAATCTGATGGCGGATGAACAGGGAATTGAACTTACAAGCCAGGAAAGGGATGCCCTTAAGTCCCTTGCCCAGGAATATTACAGAAATTTATCGGAGCAGGATCGCAGGTTTATGGATGTATCCCAGGACGAGGTGTATGACCTGTACTGCGAATACTACCGCGCGGATAAGCTGGTGGCGGAGCTGACAAAAAACGAGAACCTGGAGGTCAGTGACGCGGAGGCAAAGGTAATAGGCATCCAGCAGATTGAACTGGATTCCAGGGAGGAAGCAGAGAACGTGCTGGCCCTTACCCAGGCAGAAAAAGCGGATTTTGGAGCCATTGCCGCAAAATATTCAAAGAACAGCCGGACAGACAGGACACTGGAATGGCAGAAGGACATGGATGGCCTTGACAGTGCTGCATTTGAGCTGGAGCAGGACCAGGTCAGCGGGATACTGGAGCAGGGCGGAAGATATTATATCCAGAAGTGTGTCAATGCCTATGACCAGGAGGCCACGGCTGCCAGAAAGAGCAGGCTGGCCCAGGAGAAGAAGACAAAGGCGTTCCTGGGAATCTATGAGCCCTACGTAAAGGAACACACGGTGAAGCTTAAGAAGCTGCCCGGTGACGTGGTGGAGTTCTCCGGCGGTGAGGGCTGCACGGCGGACAACTTTTTCCAGCTGTATCACGGATATTTCAGCAAATAGTGTTCACGGAACTACCCATATGAATATTTCTTTTGACTCAGGGTGCTGCAACAGCAATTGAAGGATTTCGATGGCTTTGCAGCACTTTTTACGGGATTTGCATTTTTACAGATATAATTTAGGAAAGCATGGGTTTATGGTGTACGGGATAAATTGACGGAATATGTAATTTGATGTAATATATTAAAGAGATGTTAAGGAAGACAGCAAATAATAATAACCAGGAGGGGATACAATGTTTGATTTAGGTAAATGTATTCTGGTCACCAATAATGACCGGGCAGCAGAAAAATGGGGAGACAAGGTAGACCAGGTTGTTCCGGTGGAGACCTACGAGGAGGTACTGTTAAAGACCAGGGATTTGATTCATACAAACCACAAGCTTCTGACCCACCCCCAGGCCTCCAGTTTAAAGCCCAATCAGACGCCCTACAGGACCATCCTTTTATACAGTGAAACCGGAAAGAGTGACGCGGGGGATATCCGTCTGATTGAGGAAGCCATAGAGGCGTTCAATAAGTGGACCGCCATTAAGAAGGTGCCTAAGTATGATGAGAAGATTGCCTACGATTACAAGACCATTGATTTGTCAATGATAGAGAATGTAATCCCTAAATTATAGGGATAATAAGGAACCGAATGTGAGGAAGTCATGAAAAAGAATGTGGGAACATCCTACTTTAAAGATTTGAGCAGGAAGGATTATGTGGTTCAGGCCAGCAGAATTATAAAGAAGGAGGGAGTGGAGGCCATCAGCATCCGGCGTATTGCGGCAGAGCTGGGATGTTCATCCGCCAGTATGTACCGGTATTTTCAGAACCTGGATGAGCTTTTGTTTTATGCCCAGCTGGATGCGCTCAACGAGTATATCCTGGATTTGTCAAAATGTGAGAAGGATTGGAATGATATCTGGGACGTGCATTTCGGCATATGGCGTTCCTATGCAAAGGAAGCATTTAAAAAGCCCCAGGCTTTTGAGGCTGTATTCTACCGGAACATCAACCGGGACCTGGGAGAGGCCCTTAAGGAATACTATGAGATGTTTCCGGATGCCATCATACAGGTTAGCCCCTTCATCAAGGAGATGCTTGAGATACCCAGCTATTACCAGAGGGATTATTATATATGCAGGCTTCTGGTGGCTGAGGGCAAAATTTCAGAGGAAAATGCAAAAAAGCTGAATCATATCATATGCACCCTGTTTCTGGGATATTTTAAGTTTGTCCAGGAGCACGGCGTCAGTCAGGAAGAGATTCCGGAGCTGGTAAACCAGTTCATTCAGGAGAGCAAGGAAATCACACAGTGCTATGCCTATGATTTCACACCCAAGTAGTGAATATACACAAAAAACATGACAAATTTATAACAAATTGACGAAAAAAACTATTCCTACAGAAAATAACAATAGGCGTCAAGAGTTCCATTGATTATCGCGATAACTTATGTTATATTATAGACATAAGTTATCGCGATTACTATTTTTAAATATCATTTTTGCACAATCCCCAAATTTTGTAACCGAAAGAGTACTGCTGTGGCTGCCAGGTTAGATATATGGAAATATCATGGACAATCAGGCAGTAAAATATAAAGAAGTGGAGGTATTTCATATGAAGCTTGAATTGGGAAAAATCTTTATCAAAGATATCCGATTCGATGACAAGACTCACGTGAAAGACGGAGTGCTCTATGTCAACAAAGAGGAAGTTGAAAAGCTTGTGCTGGAAGACGATAAGCTGACCGGCTGCCACGTTGACATTGCAAAGCCAGGTGAGTCCGTTAGGATTACACCGGTTAAGGACGTGATTGAGCCAAGGGTTAAGGTCAGCGGCGGAGAGATTTTCCCAGGCGTGATCGGAAAGGTAAGCCCGCAGGTGGGAACCGGAAGAACACACGCACTGGAAGGCTGCTGTGTGGTGACTGTTGGTAAAATCGTAGGATTCCAGGAGGGCGTTATCGACATGAGCGGCCCTGCTGCGGATTACTGCCCATTCTCACAGACCTATAACCTCTGCGTTGTAGTGGAGCCGGCCGACGGCCTGGAGACTCATGTATATGAGAAGGCTGCCCGTATGGCAGGCTTAAAAGTAGCTGCTTATGTAGGCGAGGCAGCAAGAGAGCTGGAGCCTGATGAAATCATTACTTATGAGACAAAGCCC is a window of Enterocloster clostridioformis DNA encoding:
- the spo0A gene encoding sporulation transcription factor Spo0A, translating into MEKLNVAIVDDNPLILNTLDELINAEDGLSVIGKADNGADAINMIVDTTPDIVLLDLVMPKIDGISVVEKVKSEHTFLKNPAFIILSAVGGEQMTEDAFKAGANYYLMKPFDKEILVNKIRHIGKLPDKQPAGKVLTAPFEPGEESHITREEYMKEHLETDITKMLHELGIPAHIKGYQYLRDAIAMSVEDQEMMSSVTKILYPAIAKRNQTTASRVERAIRHAIEVAWGRGKMETIDEVFGYTISTGKGKPTNSEFIALISDKILLEYKKI
- the glgA gene encoding glycogen synthase GlgA: MKKILFAASEAVPFIKTGGLADVVGSLPKCFDKEYFDVRVIIPKYLCIKQEWRDKMEYVNHFYMDYLGQSRYVGILQYVHEGITFYFIDNESYFNGAKPYGDWYWDLEKFCFFCRAALSALPVIGFRPDVVHCHDWQTGLIPVLLKDKFHEGEFFCNMKSVITIHNLKFQGVWDVKTIKRFTELPDYYFAPDKLEAYKDGNLLKGGIVYADAITTVSNTYAEEIKLPFYGEGLDGLMRSRAGSLRGIVNGIDYDEFNPETDTYIAQTYNAKNFRKEKVKDKKALQQELGLPVDEKTFMVGIVSRLTDQKGFDLIQCVMDELCNDDLQLVVLGTGEERYENMFRHYDWKYHDRVSAQIYYSEAMSHKIYAASDAFLMPSLFEPCGLSQLMALRYGTVPIVRETGGLKDTVEPYNEYESTGTGFSFANYNAHEMLGSVRYAKYVYSSKRREWNKIIDRAMAKDYSWWTSAAKYQELYDWLIGY
- a CDS encoding divergent PAP2 family protein — translated: MLGNQLLMSAVTGWVVAQFLKTLIDFALNKNFNAERLVGSGGMPSSHSATVCGLTTAALLKYGAGSFEFAVSFVLSMIVMYDAIGVRRETGKQAKLLNSILSENPLKLNAEVLQEKLKEYVGHTPLQVLAGAILGIGLALALNSCY
- a CDS encoding putative ABC transporter permease, whose translation is MNVYDFINWFFMYSFLGYLLECIVLSAEYKRPVVDRGFGHGPFCVIYGFGALGACMLLRPVSGSPMELYTASMAMATTMELVTANIMVRLFGSFWWDYSRKPFNYKGMICLESSLGWGLLGLFFFYFLDIRVRAAVFSLPGHVGPVLAVGLTMFYLVDFIRCFRLRLGGMEDEDAPAVGRLKIY
- a CDS encoding Maf family protein translates to MDMRHTWGGYQVVLASASPRRKELLAQIGLEPEIRPSRMEEETREKKPDMVVMELSRQKAEDVASGCPVGTMVIGADTVVSVGNEILGKPGTPMRAYEMLEKIQGRTHQVYTGVTVLLCQGKDRCHGITFAERTDVHVYPMTCGEMKEYAQCGEPLDKAGAYGIQGRFAAYIKGIDGDYANVVGLPVGRLYQEIKRLLEDREDD
- a CDS encoding HAD family hydrolase, with translation MIKLIVSDVDGTLVPDGSPDLDPEVFDIILRLREKGMQFVVASGRPWASVESAFEPVKKKIFYVANNGAYVGCHGRCLYAYTMDRQLAHRIIRKVRMHPELEMVYAGVNGDYLDSKNDALYDWLTNGYKFNVIRVRDVLELEEPCVKISIYKKEGIEAATRDIYEEFRDQAKMACAGDMWMDCMARDVNKGRAVRTIQESLGIKVEETMAFGDQLNDIEMLNQAYYSFAVANAREEVRRAARFQADSNVRGGVLKILKGLL
- a CDS encoding peptidyl-prolyl cis-trans isomerase, with the translated sequence MDRSRIYKGRGKRWKRTLTLCLAAVLALTVFTGCSRKTAAATGSRTVDKEYTRGQMMVIAITERNRYQNIYTSELWSVKADESGNTFEDKLMGQVEQFLIELATTNLMADEQGIELTSQERDALKSLAQEYYRNLSEQDRRFMDVSQDEVYDLYCEYYRADKLVAELTKNENLEVSDAEAKVIGIQQIELDSREEAENVLALTQAEKADFGAIAAKYSKNSRTDRTLEWQKDMDGLDSAAFELEQDQVSGILEQGGRYYIQKCVNAYDQEATAARKSRLAQEKKTKAFLGIYEPYVKEHTVKLKKLPGDVVEFSGGEGCTADNFFQLYHGYFSK
- a CDS encoding GrdX family protein, with translation MFDLGKCILVTNNDRAAEKWGDKVDQVVPVETYEEVLLKTRDLIHTNHKLLTHPQASSLKPNQTPYRTILLYSETGKSDAGDIRLIEEAIEAFNKWTAIKKVPKYDEKIAYDYKTIDLSMIENVIPKL
- a CDS encoding TetR/AcrR family transcriptional regulator; translated protein: MKKNVGTSYFKDLSRKDYVVQASRIIKKEGVEAISIRRIAAELGCSSASMYRYFQNLDELLFYAQLDALNEYILDLSKCEKDWNDIWDVHFGIWRSYAKEAFKKPQAFEAVFYRNINRDLGEALKEYYEMFPDAIIQVSPFIKEMLEIPSYYQRDYYICRLLVAEGKISEENAKKLNHIICTLFLGYFKFVQEHGVSQEEIPELVNQFIQESKEITQCYAYDFTPK